Proteins encoded by one window of Manduca sexta isolate Smith_Timp_Sample1 chromosome 12, JHU_Msex_v1.0, whole genome shotgun sequence:
- the LOC115441525 gene encoding uncharacterized protein LOC115441525 isoform X4 has product MANSGGWSEEPVSKDKQRPPIYNPEDYATSLKKWGKKAGGGHLYELDLGQEINKSRTLPNPNSKDFRNPCMNLGEEMRLRQFGTPSELLTKLRADLRLSFPSFVQEFACEPLDGITLLLELLRNVQLSQSGEGMRGPPSVRRRPLLDELACLQCLWSCCSRYPDCVRRLVAAPNGVYTLTVCIMSTVNKSRILALQLLTKSCYPPANGHSMVSEALSTLRLRYGEPVRFRFLVGMLQSSGGSGDLQAAGLAFINALLISAPTPQRKLYIQAELEQAGFDIVTLKKMVAKLQTPNDQVISEIETYEKQLIDIDTLSEKANEAQKEKDALRCKLELLEKRVKILQEEKGILLSLEKCLKEKCCELQEEVSTLRSEHGSSNRKKSFVMKKKNSVHKNRDESSPPEDEGISSSERSLSPEGDPQRESMIYEVFNVKNETYDLMRNKRTVHKKIENNKKNNDHKKSSDEEEETTIDEVIQELRNIVNHAEIEHYAKDASEDRLSRCNQTSEINVSLNTRECQKNQDDKEDSVTSTKHSIKITNTEDLNEDNLDDDHEIEIVPSKIIPHPPRKSKSLLHLFAAPIDQGLLYNKQRQLYDDNFYSSDEGSDSLLSASRYQNQVRKKPSLSSFDFRECRAVFNSTVDKDKQENPIKCSRTRSREETRRTSVKRSESFQSSEKGSRQREYIDSMFYNETNSSPIGTTPQRSDSKCSRVDEIINLIESKKLTKSLDRIDEGLNSMVDIVMLSDSKKSEWSYERRQRSCSRTSSDAGKESPVIPVTRSNSRVTSFQRYESRTLSNKNEPLMNGDSQQNFYSKHGSATLDNQGFNSSTFLIRRGHSNAGFYSGTNMLRDAPASMTTLVVSGTHIHTDLKRTLSPIGSTGSKYGTHKVTDMPSGLY; this is encoded by the exons gaTAAGCAACGTCCGCCAATATACAATCCAGAAGATTACGCGACATCGCTTAAGAAATGGGGGAAGAAAGCGGGTGGAGGACATCTTTACGAGCTGGACTTAGGACAAGAGATTAACAAATCAAGGACCCTTCCAAATCCGAATAGCAAAGACTTcag GAACCCGTGTATGAACCTCGGAGAGGAAATGAGACTGCGCCAGTTCGGCACGCCAAGCGAATTGTTAACAAAATTACGAGCAGATCTCAGACTATCATTTCCAAG TTTCGTGCAAGAGTTCGCATGTGAACCGCTAGATGGAATCACGTTACTGCTAGAACTCCTACGCAACGTCCAGCTCAGTCAGTCAGGAGAGGGAATGCGCGGACCACCTTCAGTTAGACGGAGACCACTCCTAGATGAGTTGGCATGCTT ACAATGTTTATGGAGTTGCTGCAGCCGATACCCTGATTGTGTGAGAAGGCTAGTGGCGGCTCCGAACGGTGTCTACACATTGACAGTTTGTATCATGTCTACAGTCAACAAGTCCAGAATACTGGCTTTACAA cTTCTGACAAAATCCTGCTACCCACCAGCAAACGGTCACAGTATGGTCTCAGAAGCCCTTTCAACTCTAAGGCTACGTTACGGCGAACCAGTCAGATTCAGATTCCTGGTAGGAATGCTGCAAAGTTCTGGTGGAAGTGGTGACCTGCAAGCAGCTGGACTTGCCTTTATCAATGCTCTGCTAATCAGCGCCCCCACACCGCAAAGAAAGCTGTACATCCAGGCTGAGCTGGAGCAGGCTGGATTCGACATTGTTACTTTGAAAAAG ATGGTCGCAAAATTGCAAACACCGAACGATCAAGTTATATCAGAAATAGAGACCTATGAGAAACAATTAATAGACATCGATACACTAAGTGAAAAAGCTAATGAGGCACAAAAAGAGAAAGACGCGTTAAGATGTAAACTGGAACTGCTAGAGAAAAGAGTCAAG ATTCTACAAGAAGAAAAAGGAATTTTACTGTCACTGGAGAaatgtttaaaagaaaaatgcTGTGAACTTCAGGAAGAGGTTTCCACACTTAGATCTGAACATGGTAGctcaaacagaaaaaaaagctttgttatgaagaaaaaaaactcGGTTCATAAAAACAGAg atgAGTCATCGCCACCAGAAGACGAAGGTATCAGTTCATCGGAAAGATCTCTAAGTCCTGAAGGTGATCCTCAAAGAGAATCTATGATCTACGAAGTGTTTAACGTAAAAAATGAAACTTACGACTTGATGAGAAACAAGCGAACTGTGcacaaaaaaatagaaaacaataaaaaaaataatgatcataAAAAATCATCGGATGAAGAAGAAGAGACCACAATAGACGAAGTAATACAGGAACTAAGAAATATAGTGAATCATGCGGAAATAGAGCATTACGCTAAAGATGCATCAGAAGACAGATTATCTAGATGTAATCAGACCTCAGAAATCAACGTCTCTCTGAATACTCGGGAATGTCAGAAAAATCAAGATGATAAAGAAGATTCAGTAACGAGTACAAAACatagcataaaaataacaaacactgAGGATCTCAATGAAGATAATCTTGACGATGATCATGAAATTGAAATTGTTCCGAGTAAAATTATACCACATCCTCCCAGGAAATCCAAGAGTCTGTTACATTTATTCGCAGCACCCATTGATCAAGGCTTGTTGTACAATAAACAAAGACAGCTATACGACGATAACTTTTACTCTAGCGATGAAGGATCCGATTCTTTACTTAGTGCGTCCCGTTACCAGAATCAAGTCAGAAAGAAACCTTCCCTATCTAGTTTCGATTTTCGCGAATGCCGAGCTGTATTCAATTCTACTGTCGATAAAGATAAGCAAGAAAATCCAATAAAATGCTCCAGAACACGGTCGAGGGAAGAAACCCGAAGAACGTCCGTCAAAAGAAGTGAATCTTTTCAAAGTTCTGAAAAAGGTTCTCGCCAACGTGAATATATTGATAGCATGTTTTACAACGAAACAAATAGTTCGCCAATCGGTACAACGCCACAAAGGTCAGATTCTAAGTGTAGCCGAGTAGAcgaaataatcaatttaatagAATCAAAGAAGTTAACTAAAAGTCTTGATAGAATAGATGAAGGTTTGAACTCGATGGTCGATATTGTTATGCTTTCCGATTCAAAAAAATCTGAATGGTCGTACGAACGGCGACAAAGGTCTTGTTCCAGAACAAGCAGTGACGCTGGAAAAGAATCTCCTGTTATTCCAGTGACTAGATCAAACAGCAGAGTAACAAGTTTCCAAAGATACGAGTCCCGAACGCTAAGTAACAAAAATGAACCTTTAATGAACGGTGATTCTCAACAAAACTTTTACTCAAAACATGGGTCTGCCACTCTCGATAATCAAGGGTTTAATAGTTCCACATTTTTAATCAGACGTGGGCACAGTAACGCAGGTTTCTACTCTGGAACTAATATGTTACGGGACGCACCTGCTAGCATGACAACACTCGTAGTGTCAGGTACACACATCCATACAGATTTAAAAAGAACACTTTCTCCAATTGGTTCTACAGGAAGCAAATATGGAACTCATAAAGTTACAGATATGCCTTCAGGATTGTACTGA
- the LOC115441526 gene encoding LOW QUALITY PROTEIN: lipase 1 (The sequence of the model RefSeq protein was modified relative to this genomic sequence to represent the inferred CDS: deleted 2 bases in 1 codon): MIKWFLVLVCVSAVAARRSPNADYIDELESTRQGRYSSDILEDARLDVPGLLAKYGYPYEVHNVITEDGYILEMHRIPMRDRNNRPNPNKPIVFLMHGLLSSSADFLVLGPGNALGYLLAEAGYDVWLGNARGNFYSRRHRRLNPDSIINQNFWKFSWDEIGYYDIAAFVDYILQRTKQSKLHYVGHSQGGTTFLVLNSLRPEYNKKFKSFQGLAPAAIFTNNDHLVFSALAPFENIIETTAFSMGIGEIFGNREFITWFATNFCHEGSIFHPLCGYAMTIVTASENFNQTMLPLFLGHAPAGASIRQVAHYGQCIRFNAFRRYNFNLLTNLAVYGRRTPPEYDLSKITVPAYIHYGLRDREVNYKDLHILAKKLGNTVGIFRIPRETFNHYDFIWSSKAKTEFYDFLIRKIREADRMH, translated from the exons ATGATTAAGTGGTTCTTGGTCTTAGTATGTGTGTCCGCGGTGGCCGCTAGGCGGTCCCCTAATGCCGACTACATCGATGAGTTAGAAAGCACCAGACAGGGCAGATACTCCAGCGATATTCTTGAAGATGCCAGGCTTGATGTA CCAGGTCTTTTGGCTAAATATGGATATCCATACGAAGTCCATAATGTTATAACTGAAGATGGATACATATTGGAGATGCACCGTATCCCCATG AGAGATAGGAACAACAGGCCTAACCCTAACAAACCCATAGTCTTTCTGATGCATGGACTGTTATCGTCTTCCGCTGATTTCTTGGTTTTGGGCCCCGGTAATGCTCTAG GTTACCTTTTAGCCGAAGCGGGTTATGACGTGTGGCTCGGCAATGCCAGAGGAAACTTCTACTCACGGCGGCACAGAAGACTTAATCCTGACAGTATTATAAACCAGAACTTCTGGAAATTCAGTTGGGATGAGATTGGCTACTATGATATTGCTGCTTTCGTCGACTACATTCTACAAAGGACTAAGCAGTCCAAACTTCATTATGTAGGGCACTCGCAAGGTGGAACTACCTTTTTGGTACTTAATTCATTGAGACCTGAATAcaataagaaatttaaatcaTTCCAAGGTCTCGCTCCAGCTGCTATTTTCACCAATAATGATCATCTAGTTTTTTCTGCATTAGCgccatttgaaaatattatagag ACTACTGCTTTTTCCATGGGAATTGGCGAGATTTTCGGTAACAGAGAATTCATTACATGGTTTGCGACTAACTTCTGTCACGAAGGGTCGATATTTCATCCTTTGTGCGGGTATGCCATGACTATTGTCACTGCTTCAGAAAACTTTAATCAG ACTATGCTGCCTTTGTTCCTGGGTCACGCTCCGGCTGGTGCCTCCATACGTCAAGTTGCACACTACGGTCAATGCATTCGCTTCAACGCCTTCCGTCGCTATAACTTCAACTTGTTGACCAATCTCGCTGTCTATGGCAGGCGCACACCACCAGAATACGACCTCTCTAAAATTACTGTTCCAGCCTACATCCACTACGGATTGCGTGATAGAGAGGTCAACTACAAAGATTTGCACATTTTGGCTAAAAAACTCGGAAATACTGTTGGTATTTTCCGAATTCCAAGAGAAACTTTCAATCATTATGATTTCATTTGGAGCAGTAAGGCTAAAACAGAGTTCTATGATTTCCTAATACGCAAAATAAGGGAAGCTGATCGAATGCATTGA
- the LOC115441525 gene encoding uncharacterized protein LOC115441525 isoform X3: protein MTELTLLEGMANSGGWSEEPVSKDKQRPPIYNPEDYATSLKKWGKKAGGGHLYELDLGQEINKSRTLPNPNSKDFRNPCMNLGEEMRLRQFGTPSELLTKLRADLRLSFPSFVQEFACEPLDGITLLLELLRNVQLSQSGEGMRGPPSVRRRPLLDELACLQCLWSCCSRYPDCVRRLVAAPNGVYTLTVCIMSTVNKSRILALQLLTKSCYPPANGHSMVSEALSTLRLRYGEPVRFRFLVGMLQSSGGSGDLQAAGLAFINALLISAPTPQRKLYIQAELEQAGFDIVTLKKMVAKLQTPNDQVISEIETYEKQLIDIDTLSEKANEAQKEKDALRCKLELLEKRVKILQEEKGILLSLEKCLKEKCCELQEEVSTLRSEHGSSNRKKSFVMKKKNSVHKNRDESSPPEDEGISSSERSLSPEGDPQRESMIYEVFNVKNETYDLMRNKRTVHKKIENNKKNNDHKKSSDEEEETTIDEVIQELRNIVNHAEIEHYAKDASEDRLSRCNQTSEINVSLNTRECQKNQDDKEDSVTSTKHSIKITNTEDLNEDNLDDDHEIEIVPSKIIPHPPRKSKSLLHLFAAPIDQGLLYNKQRQLYDDNFYSSDEGSDSLLSASRYQNQVRKKPSLSSFDFRECRAVFNSTVDKDKQENPIKCSRTRSREETRRTSVKRSESFQSSEKGSRQREYIDSMFYNETNSSPIGTTPQRSDSKCSRVDEIINLIESKKLTKSLDRIDEGLNSMVDIVMLSDSKKSEWSYERRQRSCSRTSSDAGKESPVIPVTRSNSRVTSFQRYESRTLSNKNEPLMNGDSQQNFYSKHGSATLDNQGFNSSTFLIRRGHSNAGFYSGTNMLRDAPASMTTLVVSGTHIHTDLKRTLSPIGSTGSKYGTHKVTDMPSGLY from the exons gaTAAGCAACGTCCGCCAATATACAATCCAGAAGATTACGCGACATCGCTTAAGAAATGGGGGAAGAAAGCGGGTGGAGGACATCTTTACGAGCTGGACTTAGGACAAGAGATTAACAAATCAAGGACCCTTCCAAATCCGAATAGCAAAGACTTcag GAACCCGTGTATGAACCTCGGAGAGGAAATGAGACTGCGCCAGTTCGGCACGCCAAGCGAATTGTTAACAAAATTACGAGCAGATCTCAGACTATCATTTCCAAG TTTCGTGCAAGAGTTCGCATGTGAACCGCTAGATGGAATCACGTTACTGCTAGAACTCCTACGCAACGTCCAGCTCAGTCAGTCAGGAGAGGGAATGCGCGGACCACCTTCAGTTAGACGGAGACCACTCCTAGATGAGTTGGCATGCTT ACAATGTTTATGGAGTTGCTGCAGCCGATACCCTGATTGTGTGAGAAGGCTAGTGGCGGCTCCGAACGGTGTCTACACATTGACAGTTTGTATCATGTCTACAGTCAACAAGTCCAGAATACTGGCTTTACAA cTTCTGACAAAATCCTGCTACCCACCAGCAAACGGTCACAGTATGGTCTCAGAAGCCCTTTCAACTCTAAGGCTACGTTACGGCGAACCAGTCAGATTCAGATTCCTGGTAGGAATGCTGCAAAGTTCTGGTGGAAGTGGTGACCTGCAAGCAGCTGGACTTGCCTTTATCAATGCTCTGCTAATCAGCGCCCCCACACCGCAAAGAAAGCTGTACATCCAGGCTGAGCTGGAGCAGGCTGGATTCGACATTGTTACTTTGAAAAAG ATGGTCGCAAAATTGCAAACACCGAACGATCAAGTTATATCAGAAATAGAGACCTATGAGAAACAATTAATAGACATCGATACACTAAGTGAAAAAGCTAATGAGGCACAAAAAGAGAAAGACGCGTTAAGATGTAAACTGGAACTGCTAGAGAAAAGAGTCAAG ATTCTACAAGAAGAAAAAGGAATTTTACTGTCACTGGAGAaatgtttaaaagaaaaatgcTGTGAACTTCAGGAAGAGGTTTCCACACTTAGATCTGAACATGGTAGctcaaacagaaaaaaaagctttgttatgaagaaaaaaaactcGGTTCATAAAAACAGAg atgAGTCATCGCCACCAGAAGACGAAGGTATCAGTTCATCGGAAAGATCTCTAAGTCCTGAAGGTGATCCTCAAAGAGAATCTATGATCTACGAAGTGTTTAACGTAAAAAATGAAACTTACGACTTGATGAGAAACAAGCGAACTGTGcacaaaaaaatagaaaacaataaaaaaaataatgatcataAAAAATCATCGGATGAAGAAGAAGAGACCACAATAGACGAAGTAATACAGGAACTAAGAAATATAGTGAATCATGCGGAAATAGAGCATTACGCTAAAGATGCATCAGAAGACAGATTATCTAGATGTAATCAGACCTCAGAAATCAACGTCTCTCTGAATACTCGGGAATGTCAGAAAAATCAAGATGATAAAGAAGATTCAGTAACGAGTACAAAACatagcataaaaataacaaacactgAGGATCTCAATGAAGATAATCTTGACGATGATCATGAAATTGAAATTGTTCCGAGTAAAATTATACCACATCCTCCCAGGAAATCCAAGAGTCTGTTACATTTATTCGCAGCACCCATTGATCAAGGCTTGTTGTACAATAAACAAAGACAGCTATACGACGATAACTTTTACTCTAGCGATGAAGGATCCGATTCTTTACTTAGTGCGTCCCGTTACCAGAATCAAGTCAGAAAGAAACCTTCCCTATCTAGTTTCGATTTTCGCGAATGCCGAGCTGTATTCAATTCTACTGTCGATAAAGATAAGCAAGAAAATCCAATAAAATGCTCCAGAACACGGTCGAGGGAAGAAACCCGAAGAACGTCCGTCAAAAGAAGTGAATCTTTTCAAAGTTCTGAAAAAGGTTCTCGCCAACGTGAATATATTGATAGCATGTTTTACAACGAAACAAATAGTTCGCCAATCGGTACAACGCCACAAAGGTCAGATTCTAAGTGTAGCCGAGTAGAcgaaataatcaatttaatagAATCAAAGAAGTTAACTAAAAGTCTTGATAGAATAGATGAAGGTTTGAACTCGATGGTCGATATTGTTATGCTTTCCGATTCAAAAAAATCTGAATGGTCGTACGAACGGCGACAAAGGTCTTGTTCCAGAACAAGCAGTGACGCTGGAAAAGAATCTCCTGTTATTCCAGTGACTAGATCAAACAGCAGAGTAACAAGTTTCCAAAGATACGAGTCCCGAACGCTAAGTAACAAAAATGAACCTTTAATGAACGGTGATTCTCAACAAAACTTTTACTCAAAACATGGGTCTGCCACTCTCGATAATCAAGGGTTTAATAGTTCCACATTTTTAATCAGACGTGGGCACAGTAACGCAGGTTTCTACTCTGGAACTAATATGTTACGGGACGCACCTGCTAGCATGACAACACTCGTAGTGTCAGGTACACACATCCATACAGATTTAAAAAGAACACTTTCTCCAATTGGTTCTACAGGAAGCAAATATGGAACTCATAAAGTTACAGATATGCCTTCAGGATTGTACTGA